The following are from one region of the Methanospirillum hungatei genome:
- a CDS encoding transposase, which produces MIPDKVRHTLQNLKKNLQHNVEIHQIKGGFYVYRASSVYDPQTKKSKKTTHYIGSITRDGTFKPKKNSASKIVSNREIFEYANGMLAYSYIKDLESLLEKYTPYFKELVTMAIVKALDPKPLRLIESRWEKLDLSNQINVKLLPKHLGEVLHQIGSEVGWWYDLFAELASDDDLIFYDLTAIITYSESIKLAEKGYNADHDKNEQIGVSMAFSSNTGLPIGCDVSYGSMRDIKTIKNFLNRFKDNDIGLILDRGFSSYSLLNELKKRGIHYLVPLKKNSKFLQKSKIVWDGGFLYRNRGILCTCVNNQYGYLYLYMDPLLKGEKESTLLKNSLKRGLNVGEYQNKCEFSGIIPILSDIAKPPAEIFLLYKEREDVELAFDALKNPIDSDKSYLQSEESVRGYFFISLLALRIYFSVLRKLRILNLNQIISVEEVFFELSKIEIIHDARGTKSFAQIPKRATKILSLFTDQIPMG; this is translated from the coding sequence ATGATCCCTGATAAGGTGCGGCACACCCTTCAAAACTTGAAAAAAAATCTTCAACATAACGTAGAAATTCATCAAATCAAAGGTGGTTTTTATGTTTATCGCGCTTCAAGTGTGTATGATCCACAAACAAAAAAATCGAAAAAAACGACACACTATATTGGATCCATAACTCGTGATGGTACGTTTAAACCCAAAAAAAATTCAGCCTCAAAAATAGTTTCAAACAGAGAAATATTTGAATATGCTAATGGGATGCTAGCCTATTCATACATCAAGGATCTTGAATCATTATTAGAAAAATATACTCCATATTTCAAGGAATTAGTCACTATGGCTATCGTAAAAGCCTTAGATCCTAAACCTCTCAGATTAATTGAATCACGATGGGAAAAGTTAGATTTATCCAATCAAATCAATGTCAAATTGTTGCCTAAACATTTAGGAGAGGTACTTCACCAAATCGGTTCTGAAGTTGGCTGGTGGTATGACTTATTTGCAGAATTAGCTTCAGACGACGATTTGATATTTTACGACTTAACTGCGATTATTACTTATTCTGAATCAATAAAGTTAGCTGAAAAGGGATATAATGCAGACCATGATAAAAACGAACAAATTGGGGTTTCAATGGCATTCTCATCGAATACCGGTCTTCCAATCGGATGCGATGTCTCATATGGATCTATGAGAGATATAAAAACAATAAAAAATTTCTTAAATCGATTTAAAGACAACGATATTGGATTAATTTTGGATCGGGGCTTCTCTTCGTATTCATTGTTGAATGAACTAAAAAAAAGAGGTATTCACTACCTTGTCCCATTAAAAAAGAATTCAAAATTCTTACAAAAATCTAAAATAGTATGGGATGGAGGGTTTTTATATCGTAATAGAGGGATTTTGTGTACGTGTGTTAATAATCAATATGGTTACCTCTACCTTTATATGGATCCCTTATTGAAGGGGGAAAAAGAATCTACTTTACTAAAAAATTCACTTAAAAGAGGCCTGAATGTAGGTGAATATCAAAATAAATGCGAATTTTCGGGAATAATTCCAATATTATCTGACATTGCTAAACCTCCAGCAGAAATTTTTCTTTTATATAAAGAGAGGGAAGATGTGGAACTTGCATTTGATGCATTAAAAAACCCAATAGATTCAGATAAATCGTATTTGCAGTCGGAAGAAAGTGTTAGAGGTTATTTTTTCATATCATTATTGGCACTGAGGATATACTTTTCAGTTTTAAGAAAACTTCGCATATTAAACTTAAATCAGATTATCTCTGTAGAAGAAGTCTTTTTTGAACTTTCAAAAATTGAGATAATTCATGATGCACGTGGAACAAAAAGTTTTGCACAGATTCCTAAGAGAGCAACAAAAATACTCAGCCTCTTCACCGACCAAATACCTATGGGTTAA
- a CDS encoding PAS domain S-box protein — protein MISILYVDDETSFLHLVKGFLEMKGVFTVDTAISAKSALEMAQSHPYEVIVSDYEMPGMNGIELLKNLRQMGNEIPFILFTGRGREDVVIQALNEGADYYLQKDGDPVPLFAELSHKIMHAVEKKQAKIALKHSEEQAQVLIDHIQDGAFLAQDGILLLSNEVQATMLGYQKNEVMGMPISELIAPEDQERVIKRHFDRLAGEILPETYEFNLLHKDRTTRIPVRMSVGIGTYQDRPAVIGTLHNVAKEREQESALEKSEAKYRTIYNNASIGLFTSSLDGRFLGANPYAVKYLGYDSEEDFINSITDIGSRYVDTRDRDKVLQMLTSQGYINNFETRFYRKDGRIIWGLINAKITRKEDGTVVVEGICQDITARKEAEIALQESEKRLKWVYDSGLLGVMFWNLDGQITDANDTFLNMLGYSQEDLKEGRINGFNLTPPEYASVDKSAIEELLETGIHKKPYEKEYIRKDGTRIPVFLAGTMLDEKRTHGVGFVLDITERKKVEDLLYKANKMLTLMTDITRHDLNNQLALIYGNLELAELHTESPSLHEFLQKIRFAADTMKEQITFTKVFQDVGSQMPQWQKLVDVLPYSMIPPYVTIHITTPNIELFADPMLEKVFFNLLDNSLRHGTHVRTITVSSIESENALTILWEDDGIGISLDKKEKIFIRGFGENTGLGLFLVREILAQTSITIHETGEPGKGARFEIMVPWGGYRIFPGSK, from the coding sequence ATGATATCTATCCTCTATGTCGATGATGAAACATCCTTTTTGCACCTCGTGAAAGGATTTTTGGAAATGAAGGGTGTTTTTACCGTAGACACTGCAATTTCTGCTAAATCAGCCCTTGAAATGGCACAGTCCCATCCATATGAAGTAATTGTATCAGATTATGAAATGCCCGGAATGAACGGGATTGAATTACTCAAAAACCTCCGGCAAATGGGAAATGAAATTCCATTCATTCTTTTTACAGGACGAGGGAGGGAAGACGTGGTCATCCAGGCTCTCAATGAAGGAGCGGATTACTATCTTCAAAAAGACGGGGATCCTGTACCACTCTTTGCTGAATTGTCACATAAAATAATGCATGCCGTTGAGAAAAAACAGGCAAAAATCGCCCTGAAACATTCTGAAGAACAGGCTCAGGTTCTCATTGACCACATCCAGGATGGAGCATTCCTGGCCCAGGATGGGATTCTTCTTTTGTCCAATGAAGTACAGGCAACCATGCTTGGGTATCAGAAGAATGAGGTAATGGGAATGCCCATTTCTGAACTGATTGCCCCTGAAGATCAGGAAAGGGTCATAAAAAGGCATTTTGACCGGCTTGCCGGAGAGATTCTCCCAGAGACGTATGAATTCAACCTGCTTCATAAGGACAGAACTACCCGCATCCCGGTCAGAATGTCAGTTGGGATCGGAACATATCAGGATCGTCCTGCAGTTATCGGAACTTTGCATAACGTAGCAAAAGAACGGGAACAGGAATCTGCGTTGGAAAAGAGTGAAGCAAAATACCGCACGATCTACAATAATGCAAGCATAGGCCTCTTTACATCCTCACTTGATGGCAGGTTCCTTGGTGCAAATCCATATGCTGTTAAGTATCTTGGATATGATTCAGAGGAGGATTTTATCAATTCAATCACAGACATTGGCTCAAGATATGTTGATACCAGAGATCGGGATAAAGTCCTTCAAATGCTTACATCACAAGGATATATCAATAATTTTGAAACACGATTTTACCGAAAGGACGGCAGGATTATTTGGGGTTTAATTAATGCAAAAATCACCAGAAAAGAAGATGGTACAGTTGTTGTAGAGGGAATCTGTCAGGATATTACAGCTAGGAAAGAAGCAGAAATTGCACTCCAGGAGAGTGAAAAAAGACTCAAGTGGGTATATGATTCCGGATTATTAGGGGTGATGTTCTGGAATCTTGACGGACAAATAACCGATGCAAATGATACATTTCTAAATATGTTAGGATATTCACAGGAAGATCTGAAAGAAGGTCGTATTAATGGATTTAATCTGACACCTCCGGAATATGCCTCGGTTGATAAATCAGCCATAGAAGAACTTCTTGAGACTGGGATTCATAAAAAACCATATGAGAAGGAATACATCAGAAAAGACGGGACACGGATTCCGGTTTTCCTGGCAGGTACCATGTTGGATGAGAAACGAACCCATGGTGTCGGATTTGTATTAGATATTACTGAACGAAAAAAAGTTGAAGATCTCCTTTACAAAGCAAATAAAATGCTTACCCTGATGACAGATATCACCCGTCATGATCTGAATAATCAACTGGCCCTCATATATGGAAACCTTGAACTTGCAGAATTACACACAGAAAGTCCATCATTGCATGAGTTCTTACAAAAGATCAGATTTGCAGCAGATACAATGAAAGAACAAATAACATTTACCAAAGTCTTCCAGGATGTAGGAAGTCAGATGCCACAATGGCAAAAACTGGTAGATGTATTGCCATATTCGATGATTCCACCATATGTCACAATACACATCACCACCCCCAATATTGAACTATTTGCAGATCCGATGCTTGAAAAGGTTTTTTTCAATCTCCTTGATAATTCTCTCAGGCATGGTACTCATGTACGAACCATCACGGTATCTTCAATAGAATCAGAAAATGCACTCACCATTCTCTGGGAAGATGATGGCATTGGTATTTCTTTGGATAAAAAAGAAAAAATTTTCATCCGTGGATTTGGAGAAAATACCGGACTCGGGTTATTTTTAGTTCGTGAAATTCTTGCTCAGACCAGTATTACAATCCATGAAACCGGAGAGCCAGGAAAAGGAGCACGATTCGAAATTATGGTGCCATGGGGAGGGTATCGAATATTTCCCGGATCCAAATAG
- a CDS encoding YkgJ family cysteine cluster protein — protein MQCGECCGHLGLMWAIEKEISEYTFQVRNEYTGERYLVEVTEGHRSLYDDKSIFTDLPEACPFFRKGRDTNLWYCTVHLTRPDVCREYGCWRFLILDPQGNRAGRVMGSRHLHAENPGLQQIWDEKVRNFSETDDVLWDKKMCEIIRAAGFIVRD, from the coding sequence ATGCAATGTGGGGAGTGCTGTGGTCATCTTGGGCTGATGTGGGCTATTGAAAAAGAGATATCCGAATATACCTTTCAGGTCCGGAATGAATACACCGGAGAACGGTACCTGGTTGAAGTCACCGAAGGTCATCGCTCTCTTTATGATGACAAGAGTATATTTACTGACCTTCCTGAAGCTTGTCCGTTCTTTCGCAAAGGAAGGGATACGAATCTCTGGTATTGTACGGTCCATCTGACCCGCCCGGATGTATGTAGAGAATATGGATGCTGGAGATTTTTAATTCTTGATCCACAGGGGAATCGGGCAGGAAGAGTTATGGGATCCCGTCACCTGCATGCAGAAAATCCCGGCCTTCAACAGATCTGGGATGAAAAGGTGCGAAATTTTTCTGAAACTGATGATGTTCTCTGGGACAAAAAGATGTGTGAGATTATTCGGGCTGCTGGATTTATTGTCCGGGATTAA